Proteins from a single region of Microbacterium sp. zg-Y818:
- a CDS encoding IclR family transcriptional regulator, whose product MDTPSRAAVPGAQTVARAASLLRLVTAAGAEGAALQRLAHDAGLSRSTAHRLLSALRAEGLVDQDETSSRWMPGPELFLMGSVAAARYDITDVARDIVRSLAVKTEESAFLSVRRGDETVCLVREDGAFPIRSFVLSEGVRFPLGVASAGLAILAFLPDDDVDAYLARHPELVDRFGTRHAPAVLRTRLADTRDRGYAVNPGLIVEGSWGLGAAVFDRAGRPEWALSLTGVEFRFSPERLPALGRTLLAHAHQLSSRIASARS is encoded by the coding sequence GTGGACACCCCTTCCCGCGCCGCCGTTCCTGGCGCTCAGACCGTGGCACGCGCAGCCAGCCTGCTGCGGCTCGTGACGGCGGCGGGCGCCGAGGGGGCTGCTTTGCAGCGACTCGCCCATGATGCGGGACTGTCGCGGTCGACCGCCCATCGCCTGCTGTCGGCGCTGCGCGCCGAAGGGCTCGTGGATCAGGATGAGACGTCGTCGCGCTGGATGCCTGGCCCCGAGCTCTTCCTCATGGGGTCGGTGGCCGCCGCGCGCTACGACATCACCGATGTCGCACGCGACATCGTGCGGTCACTGGCGGTCAAGACCGAGGAGAGCGCGTTCCTGTCGGTGCGGCGCGGCGATGAGACCGTATGCCTCGTCCGCGAGGACGGCGCCTTCCCCATCCGCTCGTTCGTGTTGAGCGAAGGGGTGCGGTTTCCGCTCGGCGTGGCATCCGCGGGACTGGCGATCCTCGCCTTCCTGCCGGACGACGACGTCGACGCCTACCTGGCGCGGCATCCGGAGCTCGTCGACCGCTTCGGCACGCGCCATGCGCCGGCTGTGCTGCGCACACGACTGGCCGACACCCGCGACCGGGGATACGCGGTCAACCCCGGGCTCATCGTCGAAGGCTCGTGGGGGCTGGGCGCGGCGGTGTTCGACCGCGCCGGCCGGCCGGAGTGGGCGCTCAGCCTGACCGGGGTCGAGTTCCGCTTCTCCCCCGAACGGCTGCCGGCGCTCGGCCGTACCCTGCTCGCCCACGCGCACCAGCTGTCGTCGCGCATCGCCTCGGCGCGGTCCTGA